One Methylophilus sp. TWE2 DNA segment encodes these proteins:
- a CDS encoding SIMPL domain-containing protein: protein MSEQKHFFNAMTALGLLLAVGMASAAFILGVQAKHAVSSQQSITVKGLAEKPVKADRAQWTINIGVVAPTQAETLRAIDRERAVLANFLDQQGLDSSMRTIDVQTLGPHYEEEYIHDSPRQVQRGFEGYQSVHISTTDLKKIAAANQAILTLRADNHPVTSQPPEYLVSNLETVKMSLIADATKNARTRATEFVKQDGVKVGVMKSASQGAFYILPATGGEDSDNSYGGIYDKSTVDKIARVVVTVVYSIE from the coding sequence ATGTCAGAGCAAAAACATTTTTTTAATGCCATGACGGCCCTGGGCCTGTTACTGGCAGTGGGCATGGCATCCGCAGCCTTTATTCTGGGCGTGCAGGCCAAACACGCTGTTTCCAGCCAGCAGTCCATCACCGTCAAAGGCCTGGCGGAAAAACCGGTTAAGGCAGACCGCGCGCAATGGACCATCAATATTGGCGTGGTTGCACCTACACAAGCCGAAACCCTGCGTGCCATAGACCGTGAAAGAGCCGTCCTGGCAAACTTTCTCGATCAGCAGGGCCTGGATTCCAGCATGCGGACAATTGATGTGCAAACATTAGGTCCGCATTACGAAGAAGAGTACATACACGATAGTCCACGCCAGGTCCAGCGTGGCTTTGAGGGCTATCAGAGTGTGCATATCAGCACCACCGACCTCAAAAAAATCGCCGCAGCCAACCAGGCCATTTTAACCTTGCGCGCCGATAATCACCCGGTGACTTCACAACCACCGGAATACCTGGTCAGCAATCTCGAAACCGTCAAAATGTCGCTGATTGCAGACGCCACCAAAAATGCACGTACGCGTGCCACCGAGTTTGTCAAACAGGATGGCGTCAAGGTGGGCGTCATGAAATCTGCCAGCCAGGGTGCTTTTTATATCCTGCCTGCCACCGGCGGCGAGGACAGTGATAACAGCTATGGGGGCATTTATGACAAATCCACTGTAGATAAAATTGCCCGTGTCGTGGTCACCGTGGTCTACAGCATAGAATGA
- the hisS gene encoding histidine--tRNA ligase, with translation MTQKFQSIKGFYDILPEATPLWFKLEDTARSILGQYGYNNIRMPLVEPTELFVRSVGEHTDIVEKEMYAWEDKLNGDKLTLRPEGTAGCVRAVVEHNLTYNGPQRLWYMGPMFRHENVQKGRQRQFHQIGVEAFGFDGPDVDAEQIVLLARLWQALGIEDVELQLNSIGDADERAQYRKTLIAYFEQHAELLDEDAKRRLHSNPLRILDTKNPRMQAICEAAPKLMDCLSDSSKQHFARLCALLDQAGITYVINHRLVRGLDYYNRTVFEWVTTKLGAQGTIAGGGRYDTLVERIGGSATPACGFGIGLERVFLLMQEYGVTASSQPDLYLVNVGELAEQKAFTVAESLRSMGLNVVLHAGGGSFKSQMKKADRSGARFAAILGDDEAAADELSLKPMLGQGEQARVKLDQVLSIVHSS, from the coding sequence ATGACGCAAAAATTCCAATCCATTAAAGGCTTCTACGACATCTTGCCCGAAGCCACCCCACTCTGGTTCAAACTCGAAGATACTGCACGCAGCATTTTGGGCCAGTATGGCTACAACAATATCCGCATGCCGTTGGTGGAGCCCACCGAATTGTTTGTACGTAGTGTGGGTGAACATACAGACATCGTTGAAAAAGAAATGTATGCCTGGGAAGACAAACTCAACGGCGACAAACTGACCTTGCGCCCGGAAGGCACCGCAGGCTGCGTCCGCGCCGTGGTGGAACACAACCTGACTTACAATGGCCCGCAACGCTTGTGGTATATGGGCCCCATGTTCCGTCATGAGAATGTGCAGAAAGGCCGCCAGCGCCAGTTTCACCAAATCGGCGTGGAAGCGTTTGGCTTTGATGGGCCGGATGTGGATGCCGAGCAAATTGTCCTGCTGGCCCGCTTGTGGCAAGCATTAGGCATTGAAGATGTTGAATTACAGTTAAACAGCATAGGCGACGCCGATGAGCGTGCGCAATACCGCAAGACATTAATCGCTTACTTTGAGCAGCACGCAGAGTTGCTGGATGAGGACGCCAAACGCCGTCTGCACAGCAATCCACTACGTATTCTCGATACAAAAAATCCACGTATGCAGGCCATATGCGAAGCCGCGCCAAAACTCATGGATTGCCTCAGTGACTCCTCCAAACAGCACTTCGCGCGCTTATGTGCCCTGCTTGACCAGGCTGGGATTACTTATGTAATTAATCACCGCCTGGTGCGTGGCCTGGATTATTACAACCGTACCGTATTTGAATGGGTCACCACCAAGCTGGGTGCCCAGGGCACCATTGCCGGTGGTGGCCGCTATGACACGCTGGTAGAGCGCATTGGCGGCAGTGCCACCCCAGCTTGTGGCTTTGGCATTGGCCTGGAACGGGTATTCCTGCTGATGCAAGAATATGGCGTCACCGCAAGCAGCCAGCCTGACCTCTATCTGGTCAACGTGGGTGAGCTGGCAGAACAAAAAGCCTTTACTGTGGCCGAAAGCCTGCGTAGCATGGGTCTTAATGTGGTGTTGCATGCCGGTGGTGGCAGCTTCAAGTCACAAATGAAAAAAGCAGATCGCAGTGGTGCCAGGTTTGCCGCTATTCTGGGCGATGATGAAGCCGCTGCTGATGAACTTAGCCTGAAACCCATGCTGGGTCAGGGCGAGCAGGCACGTGTTAAACTTGACCAGGTATTAAGCATCGTTCATTCCAGCTAA
- the ispG gene encoding flavodoxin-dependent (E)-4-hydroxy-3-methylbut-2-enyl-diphosphate synthase, translating into MLSRRNTLQVMVGHVAVGGGLNGTTVSPVVVQSMTNTDTADAQATIAQVYELWQAGSEVVRITVNSPEAAAQVGTIRKGLDALGCPVPLVGDFHYNGHKLLQAYPECAQALAKYRINPGNVGKGSKRDEQFAAMIEAAIHYKKAVRIGVNWGSLDQAKMAQMMDDNGKSANPLSADALMREALIQSALESAQQAVDLGLSPNQIIISCKVSNVQDLVLVYQELGNRCDYPLHLGLTEAGMGSKGVVASTAALAILLQQGIGDTIRVSLTPEPTESRTKEVIVAQEILQTMGIRSFTPLVTACPGCGRTTSTYFQELALQIQNWLRNQMPIWRSQYPGVETLNVAVMGCVVNGPGESKLANIGISLPGTGEVPVAPVFVDGEKTVTLKGDHIAEEFQQIVDEYVRTHYAEGGKLHAAKPGVIPILAI; encoded by the coding sequence ATGCTATCCCGTAGAAATACCCTTCAAGTGATGGTTGGCCACGTGGCAGTCGGTGGCGGACTGAATGGCACAACGGTTTCCCCTGTGGTCGTACAAAGCATGACCAATACAGACACTGCCGATGCACAAGCCACTATCGCGCAGGTCTATGAACTGTGGCAGGCTGGCTCCGAGGTAGTACGCATCACGGTGAATAGCCCGGAGGCGGCGGCACAGGTAGGTACTATCCGCAAAGGGCTGGATGCACTTGGCTGCCCGGTGCCATTGGTAGGTGACTTTCATTACAACGGCCACAAGCTATTGCAAGCCTACCCTGAGTGCGCACAAGCACTGGCCAAATACCGCATTAATCCCGGCAATGTTGGCAAAGGAAGCAAGCGTGACGAACAGTTTGCTGCCATGATTGAAGCCGCCATTCATTACAAGAAAGCCGTGCGAATTGGTGTCAACTGGGGCAGCCTGGACCAGGCCAAAATGGCGCAGATGATGGACGACAATGGCAAGTCAGCCAACCCGCTGTCTGCTGATGCACTCATGCGTGAAGCACTGATCCAGTCCGCACTCGAAAGCGCACAGCAAGCGGTGGATTTAGGCTTAAGCCCCAACCAGATCATTATTTCATGCAAGGTCAGCAATGTGCAGGACCTGGTACTGGTCTACCAGGAGCTGGGCAATCGATGTGACTACCCGTTACATCTGGGCCTGACCGAAGCGGGCATGGGCTCCAAGGGCGTGGTGGCCTCTACAGCTGCGTTGGCGATTTTGCTGCAACAAGGCATAGGCGATACCATACGCGTCTCCCTGACGCCAGAACCAACGGAGTCACGCACCAAAGAAGTGATTGTGGCGCAAGAAATTCTGCAAACCATGGGCATACGCTCATTCACCCCGCTGGTCACCGCCTGCCCTGGCTGTGGTCGCACCACCAGTACCTATTTCCAGGAACTAGCCTTGCAAATCCAAAACTGGTTACGCAATCAGATGCCCATCTGGCGAAGCCAATATCCTGGTGTGGAAACGCTCAATGTCGCCGTCATGGGCTGCGTAGTCAACGGGCCAGGTGAATCCAAATTAGCCAATATTGGCATAAGCTTACCTGGCACGGGTGAAGTCCCCGTGGCCCCGGTGTTTGTCGATGGCGAGAAAACCGTCACGCTTAAAGGTGACCACATTGCCGAAGAGTTTCAACAGATCGTGGACGAGTATGTCCGTACACATTACGCAGAAGGTGGCAAGCTGCACGCAGCCAAGCCTGGCGTAATCCCTATCCTTGCTATTTAG
- a CDS encoding helix-turn-helix domain-containing protein: MRVTSEDKTNVNPTPAEAVEKPRRGRKRKADITSSTSNQITPESMTENNSHPLESMFASADTHMPETQPEPIDSPEEYGAAMAMESASQPATTAIVLGSGCGNVLKAAREAQGLSIHEVCSQLRLGVKQIQAIEQDDFDKLPQPSIVRGFIRNYARLLNIDVQPILEAYQRIVPNKAPLPLSVRSNASPSVIDQPTPAFRPQRLLTLLIFLILAGIAAYFYVNHIKPQALKDASLALDVGEISDATQQEIAMPADSTPPPAVAEPAPPGTENVDVNSADAQTNNTDTQTPNTSSEVTPVQPATNTMTESTIVSTPTPATTEAAESTTIKATDPQKANLQFKVSEDSWVRIEDMQGKKVFSEVLPAGSERQVVTEKPVNITVGHAAGTQLTIDNQPYDLTQATRGRVARIQLK, from the coding sequence ATGCGAGTGACGTCAGAAGACAAAACCAACGTCAACCCCACACCGGCAGAAGCGGTAGAGAAACCCAGGCGTGGCCGTAAGCGCAAGGCGGACATTACGTCCTCGACAAGCAACCAGATCACACCTGAAAGCATGACCGAAAATAACAGCCACCCGTTGGAAAGTATGTTTGCGTCTGCAGATACTCATATGCCGGAAACGCAGCCTGAACCAATAGACAGCCCTGAAGAATATGGTGCAGCCATGGCCATGGAAAGCGCGTCACAGCCAGCGACCACGGCCATTGTCTTAGGGTCTGGTTGCGGAAATGTTTTGAAAGCGGCACGCGAAGCACAGGGTTTGAGCATCCATGAGGTTTGCAGCCAACTGAGGTTGGGTGTTAAACAAATTCAGGCCATAGAACAGGATGACTTTGATAAGTTGCCACAACCCAGTATTGTGCGCGGTTTTATCCGCAACTATGCCCGGTTACTCAATATTGATGTGCAGCCTATCCTTGAAGCTTATCAACGTATTGTCCCCAATAAAGCTCCGTTGCCCTTGAGCGTCCGCTCCAATGCCAGCCCTTCGGTCATTGACCAGCCAACGCCTGCATTTCGTCCACAACGCTTGCTCACCCTGCTTATTTTCCTGATTCTAGCAGGCATTGCTGCCTATTTTTATGTGAATCATATCAAGCCACAAGCCTTGAAAGATGCATCGCTGGCACTTGATGTGGGGGAAATCAGTGACGCCACCCAGCAGGAAATTGCCATGCCTGCAGACTCCACACCTCCGCCCGCTGTCGCCGAGCCTGCGCCCCCCGGCACAGAAAATGTGGATGTCAATAGTGCTGATGCCCAGACCAATAATACAGATACGCAAACACCCAATACGAGCAGTGAAGTCACCCCGGTTCAGCCTGCGACAAACACGATGACTGAAAGTACTATCGTCAGTACGCCAACGCCAGCCACGACAGAGGCAGCGGAGAGTACAACCATTAAAGCGACCGACCCGCAAAAAGCCAATCTGCAGTTTAAGGTGAGTGAAGATTCCTGGGTTCGTATCGAAGACATGCAGGGCAAGAAAGTCTTCAGTGAAGTGTTGCCTGCTGGCTCAGAGCGCCAGGTCGTCACCGAAAAACCGGTGAATATCACCGTTGGCCACGCTGCAGGTACGCAGTTAACCATTGATAACCAGCCTTACGATTTAACGCAAGCCACCCGTGGTCGCGTCGCGCGCATTCAACTGAAATAA
- the pilW gene encoding type IV pilus biogenesis/stability protein PilW yields the protein MKSTFFKPSAVMLALTTALWMTGCAQNPSANNNSPYEQQSIGRETGDVESARVHTELGAEYFRLKRYEVALEEFNTAIERSPSYALAYNGLGLVYATLGDQARAEEAFKRSIQLQPTNSESHNNYGRFLCEQGKFEASQKEFALAVKNPLYKTPQVALYNAGVCALRAQQKTQAENYFFQALQIDPLAHASAYQLANLQFSRGEPSLALNTLQNSVNIAPTPESLLLAVRICRSLHMTDDATYYSVQLHKLFPNAIETKQLQNME from the coding sequence ATGAAATCAACCTTTTTCAAGCCATCCGCAGTCATGCTTGCCCTGACGACAGCGCTGTGGATGACGGGTTGTGCGCAAAACCCTTCCGCAAATAACAATTCGCCATACGAACAACAATCGATCGGCCGAGAAACCGGTGACGTTGAATCTGCACGCGTACACACCGAGCTTGGTGCAGAATACTTTCGCCTTAAGCGTTACGAGGTAGCCCTTGAAGAGTTCAACACGGCTATTGAACGCAGCCCAAGCTATGCCCTCGCCTATAACGGCCTGGGGCTGGTATATGCCACCCTCGGTGATCAGGCCCGTGCCGAAGAGGCTTTTAAACGCTCCATACAGTTGCAACCAACAAACTCTGAATCGCATAATAACTATGGAAGATTCTTGTGCGAGCAGGGTAAATTTGAAGCCTCGCAAAAAGAATTTGCCCTGGCAGTGAAGAATCCGCTATACAAAACCCCACAGGTAGCGCTTTATAACGCTGGCGTTTGTGCACTGCGTGCCCAACAAAAAACACAAGCGGAGAATTACTTTTTCCAAGCTTTGCAGATAGACCCGCTGGCACATGCCAGTGCATACCAGCTGGCTAACCTGCAGTTTTCACGCGGCGAACCGTCGTTGGCATTGAACACCTTGCAAAACAGCGTGAACATTGCCCCGACACCGGAGTCATTATTACTGGCCGTGCGAATTTGCCGGTCATTGCATATGACTGATGACGCTACCTACTATAGTGTCCAATTGCATAAATTGTTCCCTAACGCCATTGAAACCAAACAATTGCAAAATATGGAGTAA
- the rlmN gene encoding 23S rRNA (adenine(2503)-C(2))-methyltransferase RlmN, which yields MVNLLNFNQPQLAEYFSSLGEKPFRAKQLMRWMHHFGVLDLEQMTDIAKTLREKLRQETEFTLPEVQLEQVSDDGTRKWLIGTNNLRDGTSNSVETVFIPEDDRGTLCISSQVGCALECTFCSTGRQGFNRNLNVSEIIGQLWIANHSLRQAPGYDLLPPGERIISNVVMMGMGEPLANYDNVVTAMQIMLDDSAYGLSRRRVTLSTSGMVPAMDRLKEDCPVALAVSLHAPNDALRDEIVPINKKYPIKDLMAACERYLVKAPRDFVTFEYVMLDGVNDTLEHAKQLINIVRDVPCKFNLIPFNPFPNSGYGTSKPMQVRAFRDMLMQAGFVVTVRKTRGDDIDAACGQLAGKVLDKTRRTEKTIAIHPEQ from the coding sequence TTGGTTAACTTGCTGAATTTTAACCAACCGCAACTCGCCGAGTACTTTTCCAGTCTCGGCGAGAAGCCTTTCCGCGCCAAGCAATTGATGCGCTGGATGCATCACTTCGGGGTGTTAGACCTCGAGCAAATGACCGATATTGCCAAAACCTTGCGCGAAAAATTGCGCCAGGAAACCGAATTTACCTTGCCTGAAGTGCAGCTGGAGCAAGTGTCTGATGATGGCACGCGCAAATGGCTGATTGGCACCAATAACCTTAGAGACGGAACGTCCAATAGTGTGGAAACCGTCTTCATTCCTGAAGATGACCGCGGTACGCTGTGTATTTCCAGCCAGGTAGGCTGTGCACTTGAATGCACATTCTGCAGCACCGGTCGCCAGGGGTTTAACCGTAACCTAAACGTTTCCGAAATCATCGGCCAGCTGTGGATTGCCAACCACTCTCTACGCCAAGCCCCCGGTTACGACTTGCTGCCACCCGGTGAGCGCATCATTTCCAATGTGGTCATGATGGGCATGGGTGAGCCATTAGCTAACTATGACAACGTGGTTACCGCCATGCAGATCATGCTGGATGACAGTGCCTATGGCCTGAGTCGCCGTCGCGTCACCTTGTCGACTAGCGGTATGGTACCTGCGATGGACAGGCTCAAGGAAGACTGTCCGGTCGCTCTTGCAGTGTCATTGCACGCGCCCAACGACGCGCTTCGCGATGAAATCGTGCCTATCAACAAGAAGTACCCAATCAAAGACCTCATGGCCGCTTGTGAGCGCTACCTGGTCAAAGCACCACGTGACTTTGTAACGTTTGAATATGTGATGCTGGATGGCGTCAATGACACGCTGGAACATGCCAAGCAATTAATCAATATCGTGCGTGATGTGCCATGCAAATTTAACCTGATTCCCTTTAACCCGTTCCCCAACAGTGGTTACGGTACCTCCAAACCCATGCAGGTACGGGCGTTTCGTGATATGTTAATGCAGGCTGGCTTTGTCGTGACGGTACGCAAAACACGTGGTGACGACATCGATGCCGCGTGTGGTCAGCTGGCCGGCAAGGTCCTGGATAAAACCAGACGTACAGAAAAAACCATTGCGATACACCCGGAACAGTAA
- the ndk gene encoding nucleoside-diphosphate kinase, producing MALERTLSIIKPDAVAKNVIGQIYTRFENAGLKIVAAKMTQLTQAEAEGFYAVHKERPFFNDLVKFMISGPVMIQALEGENAVLKHRDLMGATNPKDAAPGTIRADFADSIDANAVHGSDSLENAAIEIKYFFG from the coding sequence ATGGCTTTAGAGCGTACCCTCAGCATTATCAAACCAGACGCGGTTGCAAAAAACGTGATCGGTCAAATCTACACCCGTTTTGAAAATGCCGGTTTGAAAATCGTTGCCGCTAAAATGACTCAACTGACACAAGCTGAAGCTGAAGGCTTCTACGCAGTGCACAAAGAGCGTCCTTTCTTTAACGACCTAGTCAAATTCATGATCTCCGGTCCTGTGATGATTCAAGCCCTGGAAGGCGAAAACGCTGTGTTGAAACACCGCGACCTGATGGGTGCAACCAACCCTAAAGATGCAGCGCCAGGCACTATCCGTGCTGACTTCGCTGACAGCATTGATGCAAACGCAGTACATGGTTCCGATTCATTGGAAAATGCGGCCATCGAAATCAAATACTTCTTCGGCTAA
- a CDS encoding formylmethanofuran dehydrogenase — protein MTNQEHIMHTCPACGLLCDDITGETIAKQQFSCGKAAKFYARTTSGSQPQVGGKNVPLADAVKAAAGLLKQAEAPLVAGSSTDVHGARALVNLAQHTGAAMTHLNASSTLRNMKVLQHRGWQTTTLTEVRNRADVILMIGTDVVTHNARFFERVVWVNDAMFTEPAARKVIYLGGDKLNTKPGVAPDGRTPEVIECASEHLPEVMATLRALVMDKLVTADDVAGIAVSRLKAVAETLKAAKYATLVWVSKDLHYDHAELTIENITETVVALNQKSRAMGLSLGGSDGDTSVNYTHTWLNGVIIDAPEWESHDAVVWVNSYSPEAMPPADTSPVIILGAPDSKFETAPAVFIPVATPGLDCNGQQFRVDGSVTLPLIAAKPSDLPTLTQVVAMIQAQLQGDLA, from the coding sequence ATGACTAATCAAGAACACATCATGCATACATGCCCGGCCTGCGGCTTGCTATGTGACGATATCACGGGGGAAACCATTGCCAAGCAGCAATTTTCCTGTGGCAAAGCCGCAAAATTCTATGCGCGGACCACAAGCGGTTCCCAACCCCAAGTAGGTGGCAAAAATGTTCCGCTGGCGGATGCGGTCAAGGCAGCCGCCGGTTTGCTCAAGCAAGCCGAAGCACCGCTGGTTGCAGGGAGTAGTACTGATGTGCACGGAGCACGTGCACTCGTGAACCTGGCACAGCATACAGGGGCGGCGATGACACATCTGAATGCCAGCAGTACTTTACGCAACATGAAAGTGTTACAACATCGCGGCTGGCAGACCACGACACTAACTGAGGTGCGGAACCGTGCGGATGTGATTCTGATGATAGGCACGGATGTCGTGACGCATAACGCACGTTTTTTTGAGCGTGTGGTGTGGGTCAATGACGCCATGTTTACCGAGCCTGCTGCGCGTAAGGTGATTTACCTGGGCGGTGACAAACTCAATACCAAGCCTGGTGTTGCACCAGATGGACGTACACCAGAAGTCATTGAATGTGCTTCTGAACATTTGCCAGAAGTGATGGCAACCTTGCGTGCCCTGGTGATGGACAAACTTGTGACAGCAGACGACGTTGCTGGGATCGCCGTGAGTCGATTGAAAGCCGTGGCCGAGACGTTGAAAGCAGCCAAATATGCGACCTTGGTCTGGGTCTCAAAAGATTTGCATTACGACCATGCTGAACTCACCATTGAAAATATTACCGAAACCGTGGTGGCGCTAAACCAGAAAAGCCGTGCCATGGGCTTGTCGCTAGGCGGCAGTGACGGAGATACCAGTGTCAACTATACGCATACTTGGCTCAATGGCGTGATTATCGACGCGCCAGAATGGGAAAGCCACGATGCCGTGGTGTGGGTCAATAGTTACAGTCCTGAAGCCATGCCGCCTGCAGATACCTCGCCTGTGATTATATTGGGTGCACCTGATAGCAAGTTTGAAACCGCGCCCGCCGTGTTTATCCCGGTAGCCACGCCAGGGTTGGATTGCAATGGCCAGCAGTTCCGTGTCGATGGTTCGGTAACGCTACCGTTAATTGCAGCCAAACCTTCCGATCTACCTACGCTGACGCAAGTGGTGGCGATGATACAAGCTCAACTACAAGGAGATTTGGCATGA